The window GTGCATTTTATTATATCGTTTTGATGTATACAATCTTCGGATGGATTGTATTGTTTGCCATCATTTCATAATGTGATGCACCAACAATATAAAGAATAAACTTATAAcattataaagaaaaagtaaggtacgaggtaatattattatataaaacgGCAGGTAAATGCTAAAATATgattatctatactatattaaaagcacgaagggcttaacgaaatatcgttcgccttttttaccctttaaaaattaattctatattgaataaaatattgatttaaattacttttctaatatttaggaccttAAAATCAAGTCAAATTTTGTTTACTAAATCAAACCTTATTTGAATTAGGTAAGAAGTCATTAACCTTTCCTAAATTTTATGAATCTTCCATAATAAAAGAATAATGTCATTATATTAATTTATGGTAAACTTCGCCATATGTACACAACACACGTTAGATATgtccttctttttatttttttgcttaaaaataattaatcatTTAAATTATATTAGAATAAATTTATTAGTGGTAaatatttatacaattatgaaaagtaaatatATATCAACATAAATATATATTCCATTTCCATGTTAGATATAATGATAACTGccattaatattttatatgttagatATTACAATTGATTCTCTAAATTTTCAATGAACTAATATCTtcattgtatataattttagtatcttagaaaaaaattgagaaattttcCTTACTCTTAATTATAAGTTTATAACCGGTCATAAAATTAACACcaatttattttatatgatttaattattttaccaaaaataaaaatagagaaagacctttttttgaaaaatatattttgatcCATTTGTGTATGTATAATAGTAAGTCCATTACCCTTTAGTCAAACATTCTTTCTATTGAAATTATGTACCAAAATTTAagaaaggttttttttttggtttcccatgATTTTCATAGACTCATTGATTCGTAGGCGAATGACTAAATAAATATGTGAATATGTACCTTATagtaatatattatttatttaatgaaaataaGTAATTTTAAAGAGAGATAAATTACTCCATCAAGTATAAAATTAACTATGAAAAGAAGTACTCTAACAAATATGATAGTCTTTGATCTTAAATCATATTTTAGACGTATTACATCATATAGCGGTGATTAATTGGAGCAGTAGGTTCTGAATacaccacatatatatatatatatatatatatatatatataaaatttgaaaaattaaccCGGCAATTTATATGTATCACTGATCACATTTTGCGagtaaattattaaataatttcagTTGAAAAAAATTCAATATATGTCGATGTATATGTCTAAAGAGTATCTTCAATTCTAAGCCACTAAGTTTTATTAAGATCTGAAAACTTAAGGAACCTAGCAggtgaagaaaaaaagaataaaacaatATTCATTAAACATGCCTTGAAATATAAACGTGTGTTCTTTGATGGTCAAAACTTCGAATAATACGATGGATAATTAGAGAATATTAAATGTCAGCTTGTTAGACTGACTCGACTTATAAGAAGAGTAATCACTAAgattgagaaaataaaaattacccaAGCATCCTTAAGtaaatacaaaattaaataaatagaatttcATAGCTAATTGTAAGGGCGACTTAATAAAATTAGTGGTCTAAAGTCAAACTATAATGCAAGGCCTTAGAACTATTTCATAAAATTCATGTACTAATGTGACAATTTAAAATGAGTTGCTTTTCCATTTGTAGATCAATCAAAAGAGACAAGAaaaatttagaagaaaaaaaatagattgGCATTGAAAAGTTAAATTACTGGaagcataaaaataaaataaatatagtaGAGGAGGGAAAAACAAACCTGAAGAGGGAGATAAAAGTACTAATTaataaaagagagaagaaaatttcatcaaaatttatttattctttcaaaCAACCTTAACCAAATCCAGAAAAAACTATATTTTGGAATATTTTAGTAAGGATAATCATACATACTATATGGTAGTGGCGacaaaatagataaaaaaaaatagctaTCCTCTCATATTATCCACCAAAAATGGGTTAAATAATCAACTTTTCTAAAACgggtcaaatataaataagaaccatattatccacttagaaaatagataactaacggataactaatgagtttaacttttacatttgtgaAGACTCAAATTGCAGGTTCCTTAAGTTTaagagactaggaattctcccaaaagtgattatattcaaGAAGCAATGGATAATAtaaatatccatattatccgccagTTAATCCATTTTctatccatattaaatatgggtggggtcggataatttatccgtttttacATTACTTGTTTTCAACCCGTCAATATCCGACCCAACTCGCTCGTTTGTCACCCCTACTATATGGTATATATAATACTTAATACTTGAAATTGTATTTCTTACACCAAGATTATCGTCTATAAAAGATATTAGGTCAGATACAAAAACATAATATATCATGcttattttcataaaaaaatatatatataaataacctACCTAAATTCTTAATCGTTTCAAGTTCAAAGGATAACCAATAACTCTGCATTCAGCTATTTCATcaatgtaatatttattttttaatttaaataaatattacattTATCTAGATGTCAATTATTATTACACATAATTCATATATTCTTATTCTAAATTTATACACTTTTTATTAATAAACATAAAACACGTGCAACGTacgtacactaaaactagttTAATAAAAAAGGTaagatgagaaaaaaaaaaggtaacgACGCGACCGCACCAAATTAGTCGTCCATAAAGTGACATTTTTCATTGTTATGTAACGAcaaatttaacgatacgatacaataaaatttaagtaacaatcaaaataaatattgtatttaaagtaacaatgcGATACAATACAAccggtaacaaccatccaaacaagctgttactCCCTCTTGTCCATTTTAGTTGATTTTTTGGATGTTTTCACACGTATTAAGGAATCCATctttaatattaattaacaataaaattgactatattaatcttaatttgttcattggaaatataacaaatactcctAGAAAAAGAAGTTAATTTCTTCTTGATATCTGAAGAGATCAAATATTATGAACCATAAAAAAGAgaccaaaaaaataattaaagtggACCGAAagaattaatattatttttctccctttttttggTGCACCGATGTTCTAGAAACCTAAAATCCACCTCTAATTACCACCTCTCCAATATTGAGTTATTTGTATTTTCATCTGTGTTGAAAAATATCTCATCAAAAAAGCTTCCAGATTTGTGAGATCTATGAAACCTTCTAGCTATGAGACTAGGGTCGGAATAAAAGAATCTTTCACATAAATCATAAATCATAAATATAACCATAGTTTGTTACTTTACGATTCATCATGTCTGTTATCATTTTGGCAGCACCAAAAAAATCTTGAAATTCCCAAATAATTGTTTTTTACCAAATGTAACAACCAACAACCATGGAAAAATATTTCAATTCTGAAAATAGTTACTCCTTCCGGTTTATAATAagtgattattttatttttttattttgatccaaaataagtgttcatttacgtaattaaaaagaatttattttattttttcaaaatttatctttatttacatattttaatgtgtcaaggtaacaattaattaaggttaatatagtgaatacatatatttttttctaGGAGTTCGTATTTCTTTAATGAGtatgccaaaaataaaatagtAACTTATTTTAGACCGGAGGGAGTAGTAAATTACTAAATATTTGCTAAATAACTATGCACATGGGGTTAGAGCAAAGAATATTAAAAGGGTAAAATCTACTTTACTCCTTTACCTTTAAGGGTTGGGAAACAATACCCCTCACAATATAAATGGGAAAGGGAACCTCCTTATGCAATAtttttttggttggatttttttatttaaaatattttttctctctctctctatcctTTCCAAGGTGAAGTATAATAATTTTCATCTAAATCAATACTTGAATTTTGTCTTTATTGCTTGTAAAATTTAAGATATTTTTCTATTATATTGAGGCCGTTGTTAAAAGTTttgcaaataaagaaaaaaatcttGCATACAAAATTCAAGAAATATGATGAACGCACATTCACCATGGTTACTTTAGCATTTCAATTTGAAGGGAAAAAATACATTGAAATAGTTAATTCTCTGACATACATATTAGATGAAAGAATTGGTGCTAtgaatattaatttatttatgtattttctttgtatattaaaattattatacTAAATCAATTATTAAACTttacttattttgaaaatatcttaaTTGAACTAAAATTATAATTGATAATGTCACATTTAAAAATTCATTATGGAGGCATTTTTATGTTTTTCATTACATCATATCTTAAACTATACAAGAAGAAGGCTAAAGGGGAACTCTATAAATTATATAGATCCTAATTATTTTTCATATATTGAGATTTTGGCTATAATGAAAGAACTTGATTATTCTAAAAATtatctattcaaacaagtaaaaaacattattaaaaaaattatttcaccGGAAAATTATTGCATAAGGGTTCTCTTTCCCATTCAAAATGGGAAGAAGGTATTGTTTCCCAACCCTAAAGGTTAAAGGGGGTAAAGTGGAGACTCATATTAAAATAACTACAAACTATTAGTCAGCTAAATTCCACTGTAGTAATCCATAAATTTTTCTGTTCAGTTAATTCATAAGTAGAAATATCTATCAAAATTTCATTGCAGCAATAAGTATTACTActaatatcaataataaaaagctaatctatattatattaaaaggaggacagtgaaacatgggattaagTCAAGTGGCATACTAAAAAAAAGCCACTTGGCACTTCTAACAAAATCGAAATAGATttgagacaaatttaataaggaTTAAGATAAActaaatttgatcaaatttaatttACATGGTTATTGGATTTGTCTTTGACTAGATATCATTTGAATTTAGTTTCTAAGATTATGCACGTTTGAGTTATTATGTAaggaaataataatttatttttggtttACTAAAAGAAAAGTAATGACCCATATGATATCCTCATTAAATGCTACATTAATAATAATTGGGTTATATGTAAGGAAAAAAAGGAGTCAGTTTTGGTTTAGAAAGGGAGAACTTAAATTTAGTATTAGAATAATCATGAGTTTTGGAGTTTTGTGAATATAAGTAATATCTTGACAGGAATAAAATTATATGACACAAAATATGCATAATTTCCTTTAAAGTGAGGAAATCAAGGATGCATGACAGGGCTgattaagaaatatttttggaaaatgaaTAATCATACAATAATCACGAATCATATTTGGAAAAAAATATTGTgaccaagagtcgttccaaaatAAAAAACAATCAAGCTTTGAATTTATTCAAAAAATTTCTGCCAAAGGAAAGGTCATTAATGATTGAAGACACCCTTAACGATAGACTCTAAACACTAATAATGTCTGCTACTTTATAAATACTACCAAGAatactatattattattggaaTATAATCCTATAATACATTACAACTTCAACCTTTAAAGTATACATCATATACAAAAAACTAGGTTGAAGCCATTACTCCTTCAAAAAAATTATACGAAAACTAACCTCATCAATGATATATCCGATACAAAGATGCTATGGAATGTAAAGGTTCGTGTCGTGTGATTATGGATGGTTCCAGATCGCAAAAAGACATAATCCATTTTAATTGGAGATGATACTGTAGGATGAGAAGATATTTATGTTATACTGCTCAATTTATTTTCTGGAGTTTATGCAGTGAGAATACTTACAACGTAAATGCATATTCAAGAGTTACTGTACAAGAATGCTTGGGGATTTTTAAAATATCTCTATGGTAGAGGTTAACTTTTTTGGTTTATAAAAATATACAAGTTCATTGCTTGCACTATGCAAAGTTTTCATAATTTATTTAGATGCTTTACTTGATAAAATTGACATTTAAGTTTTTCTTCTAAATCTTTTCTGCTTTATACTGGCAGAGTCAAGAAAGGACAGCATCATACAATTAAAATAACAGCAAGATCAATACTATAAAAGAGAAGGAGATGATCTCTGCTTATTCCTTTGATTCTGCAAACATATGCTCACGGATAATACATTATTTTTTCTGGAGCCAATAAGATAATGAAAGTACCACTTAATTTTGTTGCTTTTTTGCATTGTATATATTAAGTTCAAGCACGAAGATAGTGGCACAACCAGCTTAAAGTACCACTTATATATTCTTTTGTTAAatcaaatcaactctaaacttATCCAAACTTttgaatgaaaaaaataaatagatcAAATCTTATTcaagtttttaaatttaaaaagaaaactcCAAATACGAAAAAAAAAGAGCCTTGAGATTTCGATGGAGTGTAAAGTATGAGCATATGCATATTTTTTTAATACCTATTATTGGATTAAATATTAGATGAAATAAGTATATAAGAATTCATAATAGGGGAAAATAATATAGAAAGACGGGGATGGTTATAGTGTGAGAGAATTTATACGTTAAATTgctttaaaagataaaataaaattaataaataaatttaaacaatgAAATAATTTAGAGGAATAGTCATACAAGATAAATTTAAGTTAAATTTCAGTAGTAATTAATAGAAAACTATATTCATTGTATTATATTAAACTGGTAAGTTACTAAATATTCATATGACAATTTAATAATAGTAAGTAAGGAATAATATAATTAGATaatcaaagaacaaaaaaaagagaataaaatataaatttcatggataatattaaaaatataaaacttaTAATTAAATTATGATGAGAAAAATCATACATATATTGTGATATAGACATAACAGaaatcataataaataaaaagtcTAAAGGAATATTCCTATAAAAATTCCAAGTGATAGAGTAAAATTAtatactccttccgtttcaatttatgtgaacttatttcctttttggtttgTGCCAAAAAAAATGACCTccttccttatttggaaacaatttacttttatgcaatgatttatattcacacaaaatatatgtgccttattttacaccacaagttcaaaagtcttatctctttttttaaattccgtgcccagtcaaataggttcacataaattgaaacggagggagtatattaattaaattcttatatagaaaattttaagttaataactagaactcataatttcataatatatatatatactgtcaTAAATGTTAATAACTATAAcacataataataattaaaaatattggtaGATTTTCTTATAAAAAAGGTTATCTCTTTATAGTTTTGATGATTCAAAATTACAATTAAAAGGAATATTATATTATGGACACACGAAAAGTGGGGGATAAAGTTAATGTTTGGATATTTATACTATGAACTAATTAAAATTTATGCACAGTCACTCActcaacttttattttattacactAAACTCACTGAAGTACCAAAAAGATATTTAACTTTGTCTAAGTATGTACAAAATAAAACGTATATTTATTGACTTATAATGTACAAATTACCAAAGCTCAGAAACTGTAATTTTATCcctattataatatatatttccagaaatataaaaaaaaaagaaaaagaaaatatagagCTAAAATACTtcccaaacaaaaaaaaaaactctcacCAGTAACCACCACCATTACTCACACGCTCGCCGCCGTGAGAGACAAAGCCTTCACCGACGGCAACGGCGGAGAAGGCGGCGGCGGAGGGAGTCTAGAAGAGAAATTCCTCAAAGGGGCTTCATCATCCTCATACCCATCTTCAAAATTCAACGCGTAACTTAACGGGTCGTAACGGAACTCAGCGGAAGAGTGCCGTTTGTGTCGGTTCCCGTTACCATTACCGATGAAATTGAAGATTGTACGGCACTTGTCTTTGATATCAGGGAAGTCGTTCTTGATCCAAATTAGCGACGGGTTTTCATCGGAGGAGGGCGGAGGAGGCGGACGGTAGTCGAGGGAGTAGAGTTTGGTGGTGGGGGTAGTGGTGTTATTACGGTGGTGGTGGGGGAAACAGCACGAGAAACagagagagtttttgagtttttgttTGAAAGAGAGTGGTGATTTTGTGAATTCGTCGTCCTCCATTGGAATAGTAGAGAGTGTAGAACTTGTGATTTGTGAGGAAAAGGGTGCGGAGTATTGTATAGGGCTTCAGTTTGATTTATTTCTATGGGGATTTATTTTCACTATATTCCCTTTCCCAAATTTGTACCCTCTTATTTCGGAAATACAATAGTTCTTTAGACTAACAACCAAATTAAAGTGAGTTGCAATTACACATAAATACAATTCACACACATACATTCTAATTAGCTAGCCTATATTCAATTCTGCAAAGTTATAGTCCAAAAATAATAGGTTAAGATTGAACATCCAATTTCAAATAAGTTCTCTAATcatcattcaatttttttttaaaaaaaatactctaACTTTTAATCCAATCTTTAAATCAGTAATTGTGACTCAAACACTAGTTCAACGAACTAATAAAtggtggtgaaaattagatttttaaggtAATTCACCAGTGTTGAACAAGCTTAAATTTCGAATATGGTTTGTTGAAAAATTTAGAGTGGGTGTTGCCTAGACTTGTTAAAGTATGAGGAAGTCGTATACAAAATTTAAAGTCGTTTTATAGATATTTGTACTGGTTTTGAACAAAAATTGCAACTGAAAACCGTGAAAAAATTCGTTTACAACGGCTTGTATAGAGGTGTATAACAGTGTATAATAGcgtataagatgtgtttatagACCCATATATACTGTGGTAAAAcattatacattattatacaaaAACTTACGTCATTTTCTTCCTTGATTCCCTTTTGTAATCTAACTCAAACTTAgttcaaatctactccaaatcacttcaaatttaagttTTAAACTGCTCTTGATTTTTTCAATCTATTAGACAACACCAAATAAAAACAccggaaaaaaaaagaagtaaaacatTAAAaccattttcaaaaattttaacaACAAGTGTGTGGCCGATGGCGGGATTTCTCACCAATCATGACAAACATAGAATGTTATTAGTGTAACAACAACTTAATTATTCATAAGTTAAATGTACTATTCATAGACAATGATTTAGAACTTTGCTCGATTTAATTGAAAAGATGATTATAGAGATAGCCATAACATATAAATATGGTAGTGTCTAGTGTTAATACTATAACGACATACCCATATTTTTCTGTATCATTTCGATTTTCAAATATGATTGGGTAATTGAGGCTACAATGTTTGCATGATTATAAGGTCAGCAATTGATGAACGATGCATTAAAGTTTGTTATTTATATggaggaaaagaagaaagaaaaaaaaaagaacattgGAAATAGGTCTTTAATGTTAGGTTAAGTGAGAAAAAAAGAATTTCAAATCATATACAAAATGAGTTAAATTGGGTAAGAAGCTAGAATATGGGCTAATTTTGGTGATATTATTACTCCAACTGATAGAGAGAATAATTTAATCTTAAAGTAATAATATATGTCACTTAATGGGATCCGAAACcaaaatgtgattcttttgaCTCAAAGAATCAAAATGTCTAGAAAAAAATATGGTAACCAATTTATGTATAGCGTCTTTTAAAAAGACGTTATATTTGAATTTAATAAAGCGGGAAATGATAGCGTTCTTTATTAAGACGCTATATGTATAAAGTCTTAATAAAAGACGCTATACATATATAAATGTCTTCTTCCCCACAGAATCAATAGAATCgtcacctcccccccccccccccaattttaaAATCACAACCCCTCCCCTCctcatttttaatcaaaaaaatCTCGAGTGGAGCCCACCGGTCCCACAGAAAGTGTAGATTCTCGGTCCCACGTGCTAGTTAGGGCGTTATCTCTGAGTGTGTTGCTTGTTTCggctccaaatcatcaaattttcaaatttctaaaaactttaaatcgaggtattccgacttagtttttgttaaaactcgtataaaaaatgcatattagttgttttttACGTTCTCTATAttatttggtgattgttttgcgatttaactaatttattattttttatccggattatattattagtgtgctaaaaaaatagtaaaatagagaaattgttattagttgttaaaaaatgttaattagttactttttacAGTGATATATGTATTTTCatgattgttttgtgattaaattggtttgttatttttatccggtttagattatttatttgctaaatgactagtaaactagataaattatTACTTTAGTTCCCTATAGTGGTATCTTGTGGCCTAGTGTAGTGCTCGTAttgtaatgtagtgcccttttAGTGTAGTAAAACGTAGTGGCCTTTAGCATAGTATTCTTGTAGTTatagaaattaatcatttaagtatctcttatacccaaaaatacgtcaaaaaattgatagttcaaacacaaactatCTCCAATTGTAGTCAACAAACGTAAGAAAATAACACGaggaaacaacaatatttgttaaattaagtattgttatatgaatattaaataattaaatcgtgtatagttatgaaaaataattatttaattttattatagtaaaaaataagtcagtgataaacaaacatataaaataataaactaacatatacaataataaattaacatataaaataacagaCCGGTTGAGTGATAAATCGGAAAAATTTTCtcatcataaatataaaaattcaggATACCTTGCTgttactgggcctcaaatattgtGTCCGAAATCaaaatgtgaatatttaataattaaatcttgtatagttatgaaaattaattatttaattttattatagttagAAATAGGTGAATAACAaacaacatataaaataataaaagtaatatataaaataataaaactaacatgttaaagtaagatataaaatatgaaattataatatTGAAAATGTATCAATCtaattaacaatatagtaaaaatatcgaaaaaaatttaatattaaaggtattgcaatatatttaagcagtgaaaaagaaaaataatataattaattttgttcaATTTACAGTAATCGTCATGGAGGTTGCGCCTTCGCATCCCGGACCTGCCTCGCTAGAGCTACTATTGCTACAGGCCGAGCATAGGTCTTCCTACATATGGGAGTGGCAGTTATCGGCCCAGACATTCCGTGCTAGAAGAGTAGACGATATATGGGACTTTCTTAAGACTCGCCATCTCAGTCCCTGTATAGTCAGACGCCTGCAGGATACGAGTTTCTATAGGATTATTGAGATTGGATGGTTGCAGCTAAATTGGTCGCTGATCACGACTTTGATAGAGTGGTGGAGACCATAGACGCAGACATTCCATTTGCTCATTGGCGATGCTACTATCACGCTGCATGACGTGGAAGTTCTGTATGGGCTGCCGGTTGATGGACTTCCTATTGCTTTGCCGCATGCCATGAGAGAGTATACGAGAGATTAGTACCTAGAGACATTGCAGCAGCTCACCGATTTTCGGCCAGCGGATGAGGGTGCATTAGTTGGGGCTAGTCATCTTGCATTGACGCCCGTGTGACTGCATTTGGAGGCAATGCATGCTGACATTACGGATGATACACCGGATCTTCATATTAACTGGTACACGAGGTTGTTGCTGCTGCTTATGTTTGGAAGGgtattgttcccgaacacttcgggaaacctagtcaacttgagatttcttcatcatcttgagcggctagatgatttacatGATTACAGCTGGGATGCTGCTGTTCTTGGtacttgtacaggcagatgtgctGGGCATGCATGGGCACCCAACGAGACGTTGCAAGATTTATGTCGCTATTACAGGTAAAAACATAGTCAAATACTCTCTTCATTATAAGATACATCATtaaaatataccttaaattttacgtccaaaTTGTATATTAGGTTTGAGCC is drawn from Nicotiana tabacum cultivar K326 chromosome 9, ASM71507v2, whole genome shotgun sequence and contains these coding sequences:
- the LOC107810724 gene encoding uncharacterized protein LOC107810724, which produces MEDDEFTKSPLSFKQKLKNSLCFSCCFPHHHRNNTTTPTTKLYSLDYRPPPPPSSDENPSLIWIKNDFPDIKDKCRTIFNFIGNGNGNRHKRHSSAEFRYDPLSYALNFEDGYEDDEAPLRNFSSRLPPPPPSPPLPSVKALSLTAASV